In Camelus dromedarius isolate mCamDro1 chromosome 24, mCamDro1.pat, whole genome shotgun sequence, one genomic interval encodes:
- the AIMP2 gene encoding aminoacyl tRNA synthase complex-interacting multifunctional protein 2 isoform X2, which translates to MPMYQEESDPSLRALESCQDDILKRLYELKAAVDGLSKMIQTPDADLDVTDIIQADEPTAFSTNAVDLNSMLGKDYGALKDIVINANPTSPPLSLLVLHRLLCDHYRVLSTVHTHSAVEGVPANLLRCFGEQTKQQPRHEYQLGFTLIWKNVPKTQMKFSVQTMCPVEGEGNVARFLFSLFGQKHDAVNLTLIDSWVDTAIFQLKDGSSKEKAAVFRAMNSALGKSPWLVGDELTVADVVLWSVLRQTRGCGAPAPANVQRWMRACENLAPFNTALRLLQ; encoded by the exons ATGCCGATGTACCAG GAGGAGTCTGACCCGTCGCTTCGAGCCCTTGAGTCCTGCcaagatgacattttaaaacgTCTGTATGAATTGAAAGCTGCAGTTGATGGTCTCTCCAAGATGATTCAGACGCCAGATGCGGACTTGGATGTCACCGACATCATCCAAGCCGATGAGCCCACTGCTTTCTCCACCAATGCAGTGGACTTAAATTCCATGCTCGGAAAG GACTACGGGGCGCTGAAAGACATCGTGATCAACGCGAACCCCACCtcaccacccctctccctgctcgTGCTGCACCGGCTGCTCTGTGACCACTACAGGGTCCTGTCCACGGTGCACACGCACTCGGCAGTCGAGGGTGTGCCAGCAAACCTCCTCAGGTGCTTCGGCGAGCAGACAAAGCAGCAGCCCCGCCATGAGTATCAGCTGGGCTTTACTCTGATTTGGAAGAACG TGCCGAAGACGCAGATGAAATTCAGTGTCCAGACGATGTGTCCCGTCGAAGGAGAAGGGAACGTCGCACGCTTCCTGTTCTCCCTGTTTGGCCAGAAGCACGATGCTGTAAATTTAACCCTCATCGACAGCTGGGTAGATACAGCGATTTTTCAGCTCAAAGACGGGAGCAGTAAAGAAAAAGCCGCTGTGTTCCGCGCCATGAACTCCGCTCTCGGGAAGAGCCCCTGGCTGGTGGGGGACGAGCTCACGGTGGCAGACGTCGTGCTGTGGTCCGTGCTCCGGCAGACGAGAGGCTGCGGGGCGCCAGCACCAGCCAACGTGCAGAGGTGGATGAGGGCCTGTGAGAACCTGGCCCCTTTCAACACCGCCCTGCGGCTCCTTCAGTGA
- the AIMP2 gene encoding aminoacyl tRNA synthase complex-interacting multifunctional protein 2 isoform X1 codes for MPMYQVKPYHEGGASLRVELPTCMYQLPNVHGKTSSPAPAAGHVQEESDPSLRALESCQDDILKRLYELKAAVDGLSKMIQTPDADLDVTDIIQADEPTAFSTNAVDLNSMLGKDYGALKDIVINANPTSPPLSLLVLHRLLCDHYRVLSTVHTHSAVEGVPANLLRCFGEQTKQQPRHEYQLGFTLIWKNVPKTQMKFSVQTMCPVEGEGNVARFLFSLFGQKHDAVNLTLIDSWVDTAIFQLKDGSSKEKAAVFRAMNSALGKSPWLVGDELTVADVVLWSVLRQTRGCGAPAPANVQRWMRACENLAPFNTALRLLQ; via the exons ATGCCGATGTACCAGGTAAAGCCCTATCACGAGGGCGGTGCATCTCTCCGTGTAGAGCTTCCCACCTGCATGTACCAGCTTCCCAACGTGCACGGCAAGACCAGTAGTCCTGCGCCAGCCGCGGGCCACGTGCAG GAGGAGTCTGACCCGTCGCTTCGAGCCCTTGAGTCCTGCcaagatgacattttaaaacgTCTGTATGAATTGAAAGCTGCAGTTGATGGTCTCTCCAAGATGATTCAGACGCCAGATGCGGACTTGGATGTCACCGACATCATCCAAGCCGATGAGCCCACTGCTTTCTCCACCAATGCAGTGGACTTAAATTCCATGCTCGGAAAG GACTACGGGGCGCTGAAAGACATCGTGATCAACGCGAACCCCACCtcaccacccctctccctgctcgTGCTGCACCGGCTGCTCTGTGACCACTACAGGGTCCTGTCCACGGTGCACACGCACTCGGCAGTCGAGGGTGTGCCAGCAAACCTCCTCAGGTGCTTCGGCGAGCAGACAAAGCAGCAGCCCCGCCATGAGTATCAGCTGGGCTTTACTCTGATTTGGAAGAACG TGCCGAAGACGCAGATGAAATTCAGTGTCCAGACGATGTGTCCCGTCGAAGGAGAAGGGAACGTCGCACGCTTCCTGTTCTCCCTGTTTGGCCAGAAGCACGATGCTGTAAATTTAACCCTCATCGACAGCTGGGTAGATACAGCGATTTTTCAGCTCAAAGACGGGAGCAGTAAAGAAAAAGCCGCTGTGTTCCGCGCCATGAACTCCGCTCTCGGGAAGAGCCCCTGGCTGGTGGGGGACGAGCTCACGGTGGCAGACGTCGTGCTGTGGTCCGTGCTCCGGCAGACGAGAGGCTGCGGGGCGCCAGCACCAGCCAACGTGCAGAGGTGGATGAGGGCCTGTGAGAACCTGGCCCCTTTCAACACCGCCCTGCGGCTCCTTCAGTGA